A stretch of Mucilaginibacter terrae DNA encodes these proteins:
- the bioA gene encoding adenosylmethionine--8-amino-7-oxononanoate transaminase — translation MTLTERDLQVIWHPYTQMQTAAPPIGIVRGEGAVLYAEDGREYIDAVSSWWVNIHGHAHPYIAAKVAEQLHKLEHVIFAGFTHEPAVELAERLLAILPNNQQKVFYSDNGSTAVEVAIKMCLQYWYNKGQQRTKIMAFKNAYHGDTFGAMAVSGRSAFTNAFEKLLFDVEFIDLPTANNIDELRTKISALRSELACFVFEPLVQGSAGMMMYEAEYLNELVAHCKAKGVFTIDDEVFTGFGRTGKAFACEHISEQPDIMCFSKGLTGGTMALGITTCTQHIYDAFLSTDRLKTLFHGHSFTANPVACAAALASMDLFVAPETKENIARIESSHAAFAEEIKHHPKVRTIRQTGTIVAMEWETGNDTSYFSSLRDTLYQHFLSKGIILRPLGNVLYILPPYCITDAQLNYIYTAIKQALDTI, via the coding sequence GCCACCCATTGGCATTGTGAGGGGTGAGGGCGCAGTTTTATATGCTGAAGACGGCCGCGAGTACATCGATGCCGTATCATCATGGTGGGTTAACATACACGGCCACGCACACCCTTATATTGCCGCCAAAGTGGCCGAGCAATTACACAAACTGGAGCACGTAATATTTGCCGGCTTTACCCACGAGCCTGCCGTTGAACTGGCCGAAAGATTGCTGGCTATACTGCCCAACAATCAGCAAAAAGTTTTTTACTCCGATAACGGCTCAACTGCTGTAGAAGTAGCCATAAAAATGTGCCTGCAATACTGGTACAACAAAGGCCAGCAGCGCACCAAAATAATGGCATTCAAAAATGCCTACCACGGTGATACTTTTGGTGCCATGGCCGTAAGCGGCCGCAGCGCGTTTACCAATGCTTTTGAAAAGCTGCTTTTTGACGTAGAGTTTATTGATTTGCCTACGGCAAATAATATCGATGAGCTCCGCACCAAAATCTCCGCTCTCCGCTCCGAACTTGCCTGCTTCGTCTTTGAGCCGCTTGTTCAGGGCTCGGCAGGTATGATGATGTATGAGGCCGAGTATTTAAATGAATTAGTGGCGCATTGCAAGGCCAAAGGGGTGTTTACTATTGATGATGAAGTGTTTACTGGTTTTGGGCGTACAGGCAAGGCTTTTGCGTGTGAGCATATTAGTGAGCAACCCGATATTATGTGCTTTTCTAAAGGGCTTACCGGCGGTACCATGGCCTTAGGCATTACTACCTGTACGCAGCATATTTACGATGCATTCCTCTCTACCGACAGGCTTAAAACGCTTTTTCACGGGCACTCATTTACGGCCAACCCGGTGGCGTGTGCCGCTGCGCTGGCCAGTATGGATTTGTTTGTGGCTCCTGAAACTAAAGAGAACATAGCACGCATTGAAAGCTCGCATGCCGCATTTGCCGAGGAGATTAAACATCATCCAAAGGTTCGCACCATTCGGCAAACCGGTACCATTGTGGCTATGGAGTGGGAAACGGGTAATGATACCTCGTATTTTAGCAGCCTGCGCGATACTTTGTATCAGCATTTCTTGTCAAAAGGTATCATACTGCGCCCGTTAGGGAATGTGCTGTATATTTTACCGCCGTATTGCATAACCGATGCCCAACTCAATTATATTTACACCGCTATAAAACAGGCGCTCGATACAATTTAA
- a CDS encoding DUF4412 domain-containing protein, which yields MNKLFSAAMGLALSATALTASAQKAYTEGTATYDATVNGQTVEAKVLFKGDSAATTRVQGPATIKIITFKDEALTVLVDVPVANMKKAAIGTPGEVEEAMAQMPNFTFTPGTETKVINGFNCTKVTAKDAKDGKTYDVWVSKDISAPSSAYSQVYAKAGGFPVQFTMNQMGMNITNTLKAISGDKVPAGTFSVPAGYDKMTLTELKAMSGGK from the coding sequence ATGAATAAACTATTTTCAGCAGCTATGGGTTTGGCCCTGAGCGCAACCGCACTAACAGCAAGTGCACAAAAAGCTTACACCGAAGGTACCGCAACTTATGATGCTACCGTAAACGGACAAACTGTTGAGGCCAAAGTTCTTTTCAAAGGCGATTCGGCTGCTACTACCCGTGTACAAGGTCCGGCTACTATTAAAATAATTACTTTTAAAGACGAAGCCCTTACCGTACTGGTTGATGTACCGGTTGCCAACATGAAAAAAGCCGCCATAGGTACCCCTGGTGAAGTGGAAGAAGCTATGGCGCAAATGCCTAATTTTACCTTTACTCCGGGCACCGAAACCAAAGTTATTAACGGCTTTAACTGCACCAAAGTAACCGCTAAAGATGCTAAAGATGGTAAAACTTACGATGTTTGGGTAAGCAAAGACATTTCGGCACCGTCAAGCGCATACAGCCAGGTTTATGCCAAAGCAGGTGGTTTCCCGGTACAATTTACCATGAACCAAATGGGTATGAACATTACCAACACGCTAAAAGCAATCTCGGGAGATAAAGTACCTGCCGGTACTTTCAGCGTTCCTGCGGGTTATGATAAAATGACCTTAACCGAACTTAAAGCCATGAGTGGCGGTAAATAA
- a CDS encoding ComEC/Rec2 family competence protein, whose product MLRAHKGEIPFFYWLMPFTAGIVCGIYYGVDQLLTFITATGIVSVTGFTILNLLYNRYNIHRYAWMGGLILNVFLLCAGWLLSYWHNDRNQDNYFAKHKAGYLVVQVSSEPKQKGIYTRFTAEVRQVIANQKHQATFGKILVTLTADSNAHLVNYGDVLVIPGSCKPIDPPFNPAEFNYKQYLAHQNIYYQSFLNRQQCRLVNYDAGNSILAFSLQLRQRLVNSIKQYLHTPEAAAIASTLLLGYKADLSPEVLQAYSQTGTIHILSVSGAHVAVIFLIISFLLKPFRHHRYGKMLNALLLLCILWGYTILTGLSPAAVRAAVMLSMVIISNAGTRPVHPLNVMAVSAMAMLLYNPFLITDVGFQLSYLAVFGLIAVQPIIAELWEPKHKWTNKLWQLCSFSLAAQLVTFPLSVYYFHQFPVYFLISNLLIILPAEAIVIVGITFLTSTFIPALAPFTKVAAYILEWLIIGLNKVLSYIEHWPYASLGRIWFNSWEHLLLYAIIFSLIYFVIYKKGKQLITTLACILILCTSLSWKAIRKQSTGHIIFFNVKKNTAILFRHNDKAVLLTDLLPNEKNYQYSVQPCLDSLGIESLQLCKLQHNLKNTFFSKHLNYIQFENKTVILFNPSIQNTVLPHKIGVDYLFYTRNPHSNLTFIRNNYNFKHFIVDAGVSAKRTQLLKHEADSLHINIIGLRRNKSYIVASNH is encoded by the coding sequence ATGCTCCGTGCCCACAAAGGCGAAATCCCTTTCTTTTACTGGCTGATGCCTTTTACAGCGGGTATTGTTTGCGGCATTTACTACGGAGTAGATCAACTGCTTACTTTTATAACCGCAACCGGGATTGTTTCGGTAACTGGATTCACTATTCTTAACCTCCTTTATAATCGTTATAATATTCACCGGTATGCCTGGATGGGAGGCTTAATACTCAATGTTTTTTTGCTGTGCGCTGGCTGGTTGCTGAGTTATTGGCATAACGACCGTAATCAGGATAACTACTTTGCCAAGCACAAAGCCGGCTATTTAGTAGTACAGGTAAGCAGCGAACCTAAACAAAAAGGCATTTACACCCGCTTTACCGCCGAGGTTAGACAAGTAATCGCAAACCAAAAACATCAGGCAACTTTCGGTAAAATACTGGTTACGCTTACAGCCGACAGCAATGCCCACCTGGTAAACTATGGCGACGTGCTGGTGATACCGGGCAGCTGCAAACCCATCGATCCGCCATTTAACCCGGCCGAGTTTAACTATAAGCAATACCTCGCCCATCAAAATATTTATTATCAAAGCTTTTTAAACCGGCAGCAATGCAGGTTAGTTAATTATGATGCGGGTAACTCAATCTTAGCTTTTTCGTTGCAGTTGAGGCAGCGTCTGGTTAATTCTATCAAACAATATCTTCACACCCCCGAAGCGGCCGCTATAGCCTCTACTCTATTACTTGGATACAAGGCCGATTTAAGCCCCGAAGTACTGCAGGCTTATTCCCAAACAGGTACTATTCACATCCTCTCGGTTTCAGGGGCGCATGTGGCGGTAATATTTTTGATCATTTCTTTTTTGCTGAAACCGTTCAGGCATCACCGATATGGCAAAATGCTGAACGCGTTATTGTTGCTTTGCATACTTTGGGGCTACACCATTCTTACCGGACTATCGCCCGCTGCTGTGAGGGCTGCGGTTATGCTGAGCATGGTTATTATTAGCAATGCCGGTACACGGCCCGTCCACCCCTTAAATGTAATGGCAGTCTCGGCAATGGCTATGTTACTCTACAACCCTTTCCTCATTACCGATGTAGGCTTTCAACTCTCCTACCTGGCCGTATTTGGATTGATTGCTGTTCAACCCATCATTGCCGAACTGTGGGAGCCCAAGCACAAATGGACAAACAAGCTATGGCAGCTATGCTCGTTTTCGTTAGCGGCGCAATTGGTCACTTTTCCGCTAAGTGTTTATTACTTCCACCAGTTCCCGGTTTATTTTTTGATAAGTAATCTGCTCATCATTCTGCCCGCCGAAGCTATTGTGATCGTAGGCATCACCTTTTTAACCAGCACGTTTATACCAGCGCTTGCTCCATTTACCAAGGTTGCCGCATATATTTTAGAATGGCTCATTATAGGGCTAAATAAAGTATTGAGCTACATTGAACACTGGCCTTATGCCAGTCTGGGCCGCATTTGGTTTAACAGTTGGGAGCACCTTCTGCTGTATGCTATCATCTTCAGCCTTATTTACTTTGTAATTTACAAAAAAGGCAAACAGTTAATAACTACCCTGGCTTGCATACTTATTTTATGCACAAGCTTGAGTTGGAAAGCCATTCGCAAGCAATCCACCGGTCACATTATTTTCTTCAATGTAAAAAAGAACACGGCTATCCTGTTTAGACATAACGATAAAGCCGTGTTACTCACCGACCTGCTCCCTAACGAAAAAAATTACCAGTATAGCGTACAGCCTTGTTTAGATAGCCTGGGTATAGAAAGTTTACAATTGTGCAAGCTGCAGCATAATCTTAAAAACACCTTCTTTAGTAAACACCTCAACTATATTCAGTTCGAAAATAAAACCGTAATACTCTTTAATCCTTCGATACAAAACACAGTCTTACCACACAAAATTGGAGTAGATTACTTATTTTACACCCGTAATCCACATAGCAACCTCACCTTTATTCGCAATAATTATAACTTTAAGCATTTTATAGTCGATGCCGGTGTTTCGGCAAAGCGTACGCAGCTGCTCAAGCACGAGGCCGACAGCCTGCACATAAATATAATTGGATTAAGGCGTAACAAATCGTACATTGTTGCATCTAACCATTAA
- a CDS encoding MerR family transcriptional regulator: MPYKERDINKMYYTMGEVTAMFDVNHSLIRYYEKEFDILQPKKNKKGNRYFTGEDIDNLKIIFHLIRDKGYTLQGAKDHLKNNGNETKSQQSILNSLENLKKFLLEVRDQL, from the coding sequence ATGCCGTATAAAGAACGTGATATCAACAAAATGTACTACACCATGGGCGAAGTAACGGCCATGTTTGACGTTAACCACTCGCTCATCAGGTATTACGAAAAGGAATTTGATATACTGCAACCCAAAAAGAACAAAAAGGGCAACCGTTATTTTACCGGCGAGGATATTGATAACCTGAAGATCATCTTCCACCTCATACGTGATAAGGGTTATACCCTGCAAGGCGCTAAAGACCACCTCAAAAACAACGGCAACGAAACCAAGAGCCAGCAAAGCATTTTAAACTCCCTTGAAAATTTAAAGAAGTTTTTATTGGAAGTACGCGACCAGTTGTAA
- a CDS encoding D-alanine--D-alanine ligase has protein sequence MSKKNVALLAGGYTGEYEVSINSAKNIAANLDAEKYNVYTLLINRDRWFYQNGDELVDVDKNDFSIMVNGSKITFDTVFITVHGTPGEDGKIQGYLDMMGLPYNTCDATTSAITMNKAYTKALVHDVKYLHTAKSVKLFKGDMHDVGNIASALRFPLFVKPNNGGSSVGMSKVHTVAELPAALEKAFHEDSQILVEEFIKGREFSQGIARLNGKLTVLPATEIKSSKEFFDYEAKYTPGVTEEITPADISTEKQRIIAAILTEVYLRLNCRGMVRIDFILQEETNEFYFIEVNTTPGQSANSLIPQQVRAAGMSVMDFYGMIVEGSTKGL, from the coding sequence ATGAGCAAGAAAAACGTAGCCCTTTTGGCCGGTGGGTATACCGGTGAATATGAGGTATCTATTAATAGCGCCAAAAACATTGCAGCAAATTTGGATGCCGAAAAATATAACGTGTACACCCTGCTGATTAACCGCGACCGATGGTTTTACCAAAACGGCGATGAGTTGGTTGATGTTGATAAAAACGATTTCAGCATAATGGTTAACGGTAGCAAAATAACGTTCGACACGGTGTTTATTACCGTACACGGCACTCCCGGCGAAGATGGTAAGATACAAGGCTACCTGGATATGATGGGCTTGCCGTATAATACCTGCGATGCCACCACATCGGCCATTACCATGAATAAGGCCTACACCAAGGCGTTGGTGCATGATGTTAAGTATTTACACACGGCTAAATCGGTAAAACTATTTAAGGGTGATATGCACGATGTGGGTAATATTGCATCGGCTTTGCGTTTCCCACTGTTTGTTAAGCCCAATAATGGAGGCAGCAGCGTGGGCATGAGCAAGGTACATACCGTTGCCGAGTTGCCAGCCGCGCTCGAAAAAGCATTTCATGAAGACAGCCAGATACTGGTAGAGGAATTTATTAAAGGCCGTGAATTTAGCCAGGGAATAGCCCGCTTAAATGGCAAGCTTACCGTGCTTCCTGCTACCGAAATTAAAAGCTCCAAAGAGTTTTTTGATTACGAAGCCAAATATACCCCGGGTGTAACCGAAGAAATTACCCCGGCCGACATCAGCACCGAAAAGCAGAGAATAATAGCCGCCATACTCACCGAAGTTTACCTGCGCCTCAACTGCCGCGGCATGGTACGCATCGACTTTATTTTGCAGGAAGAAACCAACGAGTTTTACTTCATCGAAGTTAACACCACGCCCGGTCAATCGGCCAATAGTTTAATTCCACAACAGGTGCGTGCAGCGGGTATGAGCGTGATGGATTTTTATGGGATGATCGTTGAGGGTTCGACGAAGGGTTTGTAG
- a CDS encoding ABC transporter ATP-binding protein yields MLRFTNFKKSYGNYPALTIADFTIAEGIYWIKGVNGSGKSTLLKSIAGILAFEGDILLDGISIKKQPVDYRKLVNFAEAEPLFPEFLTGRELINLFAAAKDAPAGQEQSYLDSMGMNAYVDKPVGTYSSGMLKKLSLLLAFLGKPKLIMLDEPLITIDTAALEVLYQWISNQRREHGTSFLLSSHQTLDFDVMPASILHIHEQTLKTFVGE; encoded by the coding sequence ATGCTCCGCTTCACCAACTTCAAAAAATCATACGGCAATTACCCGGCACTCACCATTGCCGATTTTACTATTGCCGAAGGGATTTACTGGATAAAAGGCGTAAACGGATCGGGTAAGAGCACGCTGCTGAAATCGATAGCCGGGATACTGGCCTTTGAGGGCGATATATTACTCGATGGCATCAGCATCAAAAAACAACCTGTCGACTACCGCAAACTCGTAAACTTTGCCGAAGCCGAACCGTTATTCCCCGAGTTTTTAACCGGGCGCGAACTAATCAACCTGTTTGCCGCCGCTAAAGATGCACCGGCAGGGCAGGAGCAAAGCTACCTGGACAGTATGGGCATGAACGCTTATGTAGATAAGCCCGTGGGAACCTACTCGAGCGGAATGCTTAAAAAGTTGTCGTTACTGTTGGCGTTTTTGGGTAAGCCAAAGTTGATTATGCTGGATGAACCTTTGATCACCATTGATACCGCCGCGCTGGAAGTGTTATACCAATGGATTAGTAACCAACGCCGCGAGCATGGCACAAGTTTCCTGCTGTCATCACACCAAACGCTTGACTTTGATGTTATGCCTGCCAGTATTTTGCACATCCACGAGCAAACCCTCAAAACTTTCGTTGGCGAATGA
- a CDS encoding IS110 family transposase → MNKTDQKATKKQSKNRVDFQLVNPKAAGIDIGDTVHAVAVPQDRDEISVREFGTFTVDLLAIAGWLKACRIETVAMESTGVYWKNLCGVLIAEGFEVYLVNARHTKNISGKKTDESDAQWIQKLHSCGLLGSSFLPDDQTECLRTLVRYRRKLTQDSSTCVLRMQKALELMNLKIHTLINDLMGKTGKAIVEAIIDGERIAENFLPFVDPRIKADRAHISKSLEGNWRKEQLFLLEQNYHNYQFLQTQVGKCDQEIEWALRSVHAKQNEGITIPEKEVKLTPKGKISKQKKDKNQPLFDTRAYLKGIHQVDVMELYGLHEISALEILSETGTDLSKWSTPERFVSWLNLCPNSKISGGKLLSSKLQKKKPNAAAKAFRMAAQGVQNSQNWMGHFFRRMKAKGGHKYAVVATARKIAIIYYKMVSERRSFDPLVYEDHLNRNQQAKIASLQKALDRLKQQVA, encoded by the coding sequence ATGAACAAAACTGATCAAAAAGCCACAAAAAAGCAAAGTAAAAACCGGGTCGACTTTCAATTGGTCAATCCCAAAGCCGCCGGCATCGACATCGGTGACACAGTTCATGCGGTCGCAGTTCCACAAGACAGGGATGAGATAAGCGTAAGAGAGTTTGGTACATTCACGGTTGACTTATTAGCTATAGCTGGTTGGTTAAAGGCGTGCCGGATAGAAACAGTGGCCATGGAAAGCACGGGTGTCTACTGGAAAAACCTTTGCGGAGTACTTATTGCTGAAGGATTTGAAGTTTACCTGGTCAATGCCCGCCATACTAAGAATATCTCCGGTAAAAAGACCGATGAAAGCGATGCGCAGTGGATACAGAAACTGCATAGTTGTGGTTTGCTCGGAAGTTCGTTCCTTCCTGATGACCAAACAGAATGCCTGCGCACGTTGGTCAGATATCGCAGAAAACTGACACAGGATAGCAGTACCTGTGTATTGAGAATGCAAAAAGCTTTGGAACTAATGAATCTGAAGATCCACACATTGATAAATGACCTGATGGGCAAAACAGGTAAGGCTATAGTAGAAGCGATCATTGACGGAGAGCGGATCGCTGAAAACTTTCTTCCTTTCGTCGACCCTCGCATTAAGGCAGACAGGGCACATATCAGTAAGTCTCTTGAGGGGAACTGGCGCAAGGAGCAATTGTTCCTGCTGGAACAGAACTATCATAACTATCAGTTCCTTCAAACGCAGGTCGGCAAATGTGACCAAGAGATAGAATGGGCATTACGCTCGGTCCATGCAAAGCAAAACGAAGGTATTACAATACCTGAAAAAGAAGTCAAACTCACACCGAAAGGCAAAATATCTAAGCAAAAGAAAGATAAGAACCAACCGTTGTTCGATACCCGGGCGTACCTCAAAGGCATCCATCAGGTCGACGTGATGGAACTCTATGGGCTTCATGAGATCAGCGCGCTGGAAATACTTTCTGAAACCGGTACTGATCTAAGCAAATGGTCAACGCCTGAACGGTTCGTTTCTTGGCTCAACCTTTGTCCCAATAGCAAAATATCCGGTGGTAAACTCTTGTCCAGCAAGCTGCAAAAAAAGAAACCTAACGCTGCTGCAAAAGCATTTCGCATGGCTGCACAGGGCGTACAAAATAGCCAGAACTGGATGGGGCACTTCTTTAGACGGATGAAAGCAAAAGGCGGACACAAATACGCAGTAGTTGCGACAGCCCGGAAGATCGCTATCATCTATTATAAAATGGTCAGTGAACGGCGGTCATTCGACCCATTGGTCTACGAAGATCATCTTAACAGGAATCAACAGGCTAAGATAGCATCATTACAAAAGGCGTTGGATAGACTTAAACAGCAGGTCGCTTGA
- a CDS encoding acyl-CoA thioesterase, protein MENPTYSTFETEHRVRPDDIDLFQHVHSSRYIDYVLAARYEQMEKFYGMAMEKFLERGFGWVVSSVQINYKRPLNLGDYFLVRTGIDSINERICRVAFTITNKATGKLCCDGWFDYVMIDIKTGRGAKIPEDVIAHYSV, encoded by the coding sequence ATGGAAAACCCCACCTACAGCACCTTCGAAACCGAACACCGTGTTCGTCCCGATGATATAGACCTTTTTCAGCATGTGCATAGCAGCCGGTATATTGATTATGTGCTGGCCGCCCGCTACGAGCAAATGGAAAAGTTTTACGGCATGGCCATGGAAAAATTCCTCGAGCGCGGCTTTGGCTGGGTGGTAAGCAGCGTACAAATTAACTATAAACGCCCCCTCAACCTAGGCGACTACTTCCTCGTGCGCACAGGCATCGACAGCATTAACGAGCGCATTTGTCGCGTAGCCTTTACCATTACCAACAAAGCCACCGGCAAACTATGCTGCGACGGCTGGTTCGATTACGTGATGATAGATATTAAAACCGGCAGAGGAGCGAAGATACCGGAGGATGTGATTGCGCATTATAGTGTGTAA
- a CDS encoding adenylyltransferase/cytidyltransferase family protein — MMLLNELKAKLKSLGVPDEVFERYNEPHRFYHTLTHIEDIYSQLKERQLADNEALLLATIYHDVIYNPQSSTNEDDSAAYFKETFAGSDELKQEVCTIILDTKSHQSTTELSSIFCEIDLDILNRPLAQLMEYEQQIFKEFQFVDFTIYKAKRIEVLQSLSKQVNNPDLNALITYVQHRQPHIAVYPGSFNPFHKGHYNILQKAEQIFDKVIIARGINAEKAPSTNDLPTALQYRQIESYSSLLTDFVNNLGYPVTVIRGLRNSTDLQYELNQYRYLQDLTIQPLKIISIFCDREFEHISSTGIRQLQGYGQAGQYLL; from the coding sequence ATGATGTTATTAAATGAACTGAAAGCCAAACTAAAATCTTTAGGAGTACCCGATGAAGTGTTCGAACGCTACAACGAGCCCCATCGCTTTTACCACACCTTAACCCACATTGAAGATATATATAGCCAGCTAAAGGAGCGGCAACTGGCCGATAACGAAGCACTGCTGCTGGCCACCATTTACCACGATGTAATTTACAACCCCCAATCGTCGACCAATGAAGATGATTCGGCAGCATATTTTAAGGAGACTTTTGCCGGTAGCGATGAATTAAAGCAGGAAGTATGCACAATTATTTTAGATACCAAAAGCCATCAATCAACTACGGAGCTTTCGTCCATATTTTGTGAGATTGATTTGGATATACTCAACCGCCCTTTAGCGCAGCTCATGGAATACGAACAGCAAATTTTCAAAGAGTTCCAGTTTGTTGATTTCACGATATACAAAGCTAAACGGATAGAAGTGCTGCAAAGCCTCAGCAAGCAAGTAAATAACCCGGATCTGAATGCGCTCATTACCTATGTGCAGCATCGCCAGCCGCATATTGCCGTTTATCCGGGCAGTTTTAACCCGTTTCATAAAGGGCATTATAATATACTGCAAAAGGCCGAGCAGATATTTGATAAGGTAATTATAGCCCGCGGCATAAATGCAGAAAAAGCACCAAGCACCAATGATTTGCCCACCGCACTGCAATACCGCCAAATAGAAAGCTATAGCAGCCTCTTAACCGATTTTGTTAATAATTTAGGCTACCCGGTAACCGTAATACGGGGACTGCGTAACAGTACCGACCTGCAATATGAACTTAACCAGTACCGTTACCTGCAAGACCTCACTATCCAACCGCTCAAGATAATCTCTATTTTTTGCGATCGCGAGTTTGAACATATATCGAGCACAGGTATCAGGCAGTTGCAGGGCTATGGGCAGGCGGGGCAGTATTTGTTGTGA
- the rpsO gene encoding 30S ribosomal protein S15: MYLSSEWKSDIFATHGGAATNTGSAEGQVALFTKRIAHLTGHLKKNKKDFATQLSLQKLVGKRRALLAYLYKKDIQRYRAIIKALELRDIIK; encoded by the coding sequence ATGTATTTAAGTTCAGAGTGGAAATCAGATATTTTCGCAACACACGGTGGCGCTGCTACCAACACAGGTTCGGCCGAAGGTCAGGTTGCTTTATTTACTAAGCGTATCGCACACTTAACCGGTCACTTAAAAAAGAACAAAAAAGACTTCGCTACTCAGTTGTCGTTACAAAAACTGGTAGGTAAACGTCGTGCTTTATTGGCTTACCTGTACAAAAAAGACATTCAAAGATACCGTGCTATCATCAAAGCTCTCGAGCTTCGTGATATTATCAAATAG